The following coding sequences lie in one Calidithermus timidus DSM 17022 genomic window:
- a CDS encoding prepilin-type N-terminal cleavage/methylation domain-containing protein, translated as MRWSRGLTLIELLLVVALIGIVLGITAVSGRRMLANQQARASLNSIRQIVWQGATAAASRGQRLDLVRNGQRLQVQTQESTPKVIRFVDLTSSLSGQLPSGTWFSFTPPGKVIFPSGFSQPINVTLNGRSYALRFSLIGEVNVQ; from the coding sequence ATGAGATGGTCTCGAGGGTTGACCCTCATCGAGCTCTTGCTGGTGGTTGCTCTGATTGGGATAGTGCTTGGGATTACTGCGGTATCGGGCCGCAGGATGCTTGCAAACCAGCAGGCTAGAGCGAGCCTTAACTCCATACGGCAGATCGTTTGGCAAGGGGCTACCGCCGCAGCTAGCCGTGGTCAGCGCCTCGATCTGGTTCGCAATGGCCAGCGCCTTCAAGTGCAGACTCAGGAATCCACCCCCAAGGTGATCCGTTTTGTGGATTTAACTAGCAGCTTGAGTGGGCAACTTCCCAGCGGAACCTGGTTTAGCTTCACCCCGCCTGGCAAGGTTATCTTTCCTTCTGGCTTCAGCCAGCCCATCAACGTCACGCTCAACGGGCGTTCTTACGCCCTCAGGTTCTCGCTGATTGGGGAAGTCAACGTGCAGTGA
- a CDS encoding type IV pilus modification PilV family protein: MNRQGLTLIEVIVALAVLGIALSAFTLLILGNIRQNVESGGRTEAAQLLNYLGRRLVEADSEVMPDSTSTYREWNYGTLRTSFPDLTHEGRFANPNLYRARIDNEGTPTWAVSGGLNLSNLRAYRIQVCWRGAQGESCVEARTVGAAPVAGGAAAPLPGIN; encoded by the coding sequence ATGAATAGACAGGGGTTGACGCTCATCGAAGTCATAGTCGCTCTAGCCGTGCTGGGTATAGCCTTGTCGGCTTTTACACTCCTAATTTTGGGGAATATACGCCAAAACGTCGAATCGGGAGGGCGTACCGAAGCAGCTCAATTGCTGAATTATCTCGGGCGGCGTTTGGTAGAGGCCGACAGCGAAGTAATGCCGGACAGCACTTCCACTTATAGGGAGTGGAACTATGGAACGCTCAGAACCAGTTTTCCTGACTTGACCCATGAAGGGCGTTTCGCTAACCCCAACCTCTATCGGGCGAGGATTGATAACGAAGGCACGCCTACTTGGGCGGTGAGCGGTGGCCTCAACCTTAGCAACCTGCGGGCTTATCGCATCCAGGTGTGCTGGCGTGGTGCGCAGGGGGAGTCATGCGTGGAGGCTCGAACCGTTGGGGCTGCTCCCGTAGCGGGCGGGGCGGCAGCACCTCTGCCCGGCATCAACTAG